In a genomic window of Drosophila takahashii strain IR98-3 E-12201 chromosome 3L, DtakHiC1v2, whole genome shotgun sequence:
- the CTCF gene encoding transcriptional repressor CTCF, with translation MPKRKAKAEDSEDLQSFLNNFHKETEGSGDDKVVHTILKAISAEDEDEELQEEEEAPGSEQEEEQEEDDDDDDKYFIDDEGNCYIKTTPKKQKELQKKLQKAAAKPGKATRSVVSKATNKSINLRPAKSPPKAATTKQPPEPKTISVRSTRAASVVKPKELPPPPAPAPKVPATRGRPRKNPIAPKPEPMDLEREIEELVDEPDLGSVITDLSDYAVDSADVEAASSVLEANENEVYEFEEGVEGAATEEEDKKDLDFVVSGKEVKLKPSSANQAGQKYVCPHCPYTANKKFLMSRHCRSHDYEPAFKCHICERSFRSNVGLQNHLNTHMGKKPHKCKSCESAFTTSGELIRHTRYKHTKEKPHKCTECSYASVELTKLRRHMTCHTGERPYQCPHCTYASQDMFKLKRHLVIHTGEKKYQCDICKSRFTQSNSLKAHKLIHSVVDKPVFQCTLCPTTCGRKADLRIHIKHMHTSDQPITCRRCGQQLPDRYQYKLHVKSHEGEKCYRCKLCSYASVTQRHLASHMLIHLDEKPFRCEQCPQAFRQNQLLRRHINLMHNDEYQPPVPRAKMHKCPSCSREFTHKGNLMRHMEMHDDAAKAREKQRRLKMGRNVRLQKDGTVITVVGDEFVDIDEEEIGDEDNPESYDLAEIEPEDEEDEDGEEILPTTRPAPVIINKQARLAGSVKQPRIINRRLRAPGGTKTFHIKEEPDNSDFTVELQGDDGEVMVVELVNGDEEVVVKREPAQKSNINANNCFGFEEDEDYEDFEEQENGVDGASQEFLQLMDMIEQDS, from the exons ATGCCCAAAAGAAAGGCGAAGGCCGAGGACTCCGAGGATCTGCAGTCGTTCCTCAACAATTTCCACAAGGAAACCGAGGGCAGCGGCGATGACAAGGTGGTGCACACGATTCTAAAGGCCATTAGCGcagaggatgaggatgaggaattgcaggaggaggaggaggctccTGGGTCGgaacaggaggaggagcaggaagaggacgacgacgacgacgacaagtACTTCATAGATGACGAGGGCAATTGCTACATCAAGACGACGCCCAAGAAGCAAAAGGAGCTGCAAAAGAAGCTACAAAAAGCGGCTGCGAAGCCCGGAAAAGCCACACGATCGGTGGTGAGCAAGGCCACCAATAAAT CCATCAATCTGCGCCCAGCCAAGTCGCCACCAAAAGCCGCCACAACGAAGCAGCCACCGGAACCCAAGACCATCAGCGTTCGTTCTACAAGAGCAGCATCTGTGGTTAAGCCGAAGGAGCTACCACCTCCACCTGCTCCCGCTCCCAAAGTTCCCGCCACCAGGGGCAGGCCGAGAAAGAACCCCATTGCCCCAAAACCCGAACCCATGGATTTGGAGCGTGAGATCGAGGAGCTGGTGGATGAGCCCGATCTCGGTTCGGTCATCACCGATTTATCCGACTATGCAGTGGACTCTGCCGACGTGGAGGCAGCCTCATCCGTGCTGGAGGCCAACGAGAATGAGGTCTACGAGTTCGAGGAAGGAGTAGAAGGAGCAGcaacggaggaggaggacaagAAGGACCTAGACTTTGTGGTCAGCGGCAAAGAAGTAAAGCTAAAGCCAAGTTCTGCCAACCAAGCGGGACAAAAGTACGTATGCCCGCACTGCCCGTACACGGCCAACAAGAAGTTCTTGATGTCGCGCCATTGCCGGAGTCACGACTACGAGCCGGCCTTCAAGTGCCACATCTGCGAGCGATCCTTCCGCTCGAATGTGGGTCTGCAGAACCATTTGAACACGCACATGGGCAAGAAGCCGCACAAATGCAAGTCCTGCGAGAGCGCCTTCACCACCAGCGGCGAGCTGATACGGCACACGCGCTACAAGCACACCAAGGAGAAGCCGCACAAGTGCACGGAGTGCAGCTACGCCAGCGTGGAGCTGACCAAGCTGCGTCGCCACATGACCTGCCACACGGGCGAGCGACCGTATCAGTGTCCGCACTGTACGTACGCCTCGCAGGACATGTTCAAGCTGAAGCGGCATCTGGTGATCCATACGGGCGAGAAGAAGTACCAGTGCGACATCTGCAAGTCGCGCTTCACGCAGTCCAACTCGCTGAAGGCCCACAAGCTCATCCACAGCGTGGTGGACAAGCCCGTCTTTCAGTGCACCTTGTGTCCGACGACGTGCGGCCGAAAGGCCGACCTCCGCATCCACATCAAGCACATGCACACCTCCGATCAGCCCATCACTTGCCGGCGTTGCGGCCAACAGTTGCCCGATCGCTATCAGTACAAGTTGCACGTGAAATCGCACGAGGGCGAGAAGTGCTACCGCTGCAAGCTGTGCAGCTACGCCTCCGTGACCCAACGCCATTTGGCCTCGCACATGCTCATCCACCTGGACGAGAAGCCCTTCCGCTGCGAGCAGTGTCCGCAGGCCTTCCGCCAGAATCAACTGCTGCGCCGGCACATAAATCTCATGCACAACGATGAGTATCAGCCGCCTGTGCCGCGCGCCAAGATGCACAAGTGTCCCAGCTGCTCGCGGGAGTTCACCCACAAGGGTAATCTTATGCGGCACATGGAGATGCACGACGATGCAGCGAAGGCTCGCGAAAAACAGCGCCGCCTCAAGATGGGCCGAAATGTGCGTCTGCAGAAGGATGGAACTGTCATCACGGTGGTCGGTGATGAATTCGTTGACATAGATGAGGAGGAAATTGGAGATGAGGACAACCCGGAGAGCTATGACCTGGCCGAAATCGAGCCAGAGGAtgaagaagatgaagatggTGAAGAAATCCTACCCACTACAAGGCCCGCACCTGTGATTATCAACAAACAGGCCAGGCTGGCGGGCTCCGTGAAGCAGCCCAGGATTATCAATCGTCGCCTTAGAGCTCCCGGCGGCACCAAGACGTTTCACATAAAAGAGGAGCCCGACAACTCGGACTTCACCGTGGAACTTCAGGGAGATGACGGCGAGGTGATGGTCGTGGAGCTGGTCAACGGTGACGAGGAAGTGGTCGTCAAACGTGAGCCGGCCCAGAAATCGAATATTAATGCCAACAACTGCTTTGGTTTCGAG GAGGACGAAGATTATGAAGATTTCGAGGAACAGGAAAACGGAGTCGATGGCGCTTCGCAGGAGTTTCTTCAGCTGATGGACATGATTGAGCAGGATTCTTAG